A region of Anopheles merus strain MAF chromosome 2R, AmerM5.1, whole genome shotgun sequence DNA encodes the following proteins:
- the LOC121588985 gene encoding methyl-CpG-binding domain protein 2 — translation MNVSIERKRTDCAALPKGWQREEVLRKTGLSAGKVDVYYYSRAMRSDTSLIPPIRQTASIFKQPVTVVRSQESDNAKAKRELQHGSQVKPKQLFWEKRLENLGASNTHNEEIGSIELPKRLRPIGPGIRETTVLQSLATALHHNTLPVTGQTASKTSLNTNAGVFTNPHQPLMTNVTITEEDVKRQEERVQYARLRLQEALRA, via the exons ATGAACGTATCCATCGAACGGAAGCGGACCGATTGTGCAGCTCTGCCGAAGGGCTGGCAGCGCGAAGAGGTGCTCCGAAAGACGGGCCTGTCTGCGGGGAAAGTGGATGTGTACTACTACAG CCGTGCAATGCGATCGGACACCTCATTGATCCCACCAATCAGACAAACTGCATCGATCTTCAAACAGCCGGTTACAGTCGTAAGATCGCAGGAATCGGATAATGCCAAAGCAAAGCGTGAACTACAGCACGGCAGCCAGGTGAAACCGAAGCAGCTGTTTTGGGAGAAACGTTTAGAG AATCTCGGAGCCAGTAACACCCATAACGAAGAGATCGGATCGATCGAACTACCGAAGCGACTGCGACCGATAGGGCCGGGTATACGTGAAACGACGGTGCTGCAGTCGCTAGCCACTGCGCTACACCACAACACACTTCCCGTGACTGGACAGACGGCCTCGAAAACGTCGCTCAACACTAACGCGGGCGTTTTCACCAATCCACACCAGCCGCTAATGACGAACGTGACCATCACGGAGGAGGACGTTAAGCGGCAGGAGGAGCGCGTGCAGTATGCCCGGTTACGGCTACAGGAGGCGTTGCGTGCCTAA